A genomic window from Vigna radiata var. radiata cultivar VC1973A chromosome 2, Vradiata_ver6, whole genome shotgun sequence includes:
- the LOC106756151 gene encoding ribosomal RNA small subunit methyltransferase nep-1 yields MTRPFGVKGKKRKHSQSKQDSEEEEHQQPPPKKTVAEESKESPPRAEPAPTEEDELSGIPIAPSEKESTKSNVIFILEKASLEVAKVGKTYQLLNSDDHANFLRKHNKNPGDYRPDITHQSLLSILDSPLNKAGRLRNVYIRTEKGVLIEVKPFVRIPRTFKRFAGVMLELLQKLSISAVGKREKLLRTIKNPVTQYLPVNSRKIGLSYSSDKLVDMDDYVSKISSDMDLVFVVGAMAHGKIETDYTEDYIAISGYPLSAAYCITRITGALERKWKIL; encoded by the exons ATGACACGACCTTTTGGTGTGAAGGGGAAGAAGCGCAAGCACTCCCAATCCAAACAGGactcagaagaagaagaacaccAGCAGCCGCCACCAAAGAAAACTGTCGCGGAAGAAAGCAAAGAATCACCACCACGAGCAGAACCTGCACCAACAGAAGAGGATGAATTGAGCGGTATACCAATTGCGCCCAGTGAGAAAGAAAGTACCAAATCCAATGTCATCTTCATTCTTGAAAAAGCTTCTCTTGAAGTCGCCAAAGTCGGCAAG ACATATCAGTTGTTGAATTCCGATGACCATGCCAATTTCCTTCGCAAACACAACAAGAATCCCGGAGATTACAGGCCGGACATTACTCATCAA TCTCTTCTATCTATTCTGGATAGTCCACTGAATAAAGCTGGAAGATTGCGAAATGTTTATATAAGAACGGAGAAAGGTGTTCTTATTGAGGTTAAGCCCTTTGTTCGAATTCCTAGAACATTCAAACGTTTTGCCGGTGTTATGT TGGAACTGCTTCAAAAGCTCAGCATATCTGCTGTTGGCAAGCGTGAAAAACTCCTCCGAACAATAAAAAATCCTGTCACACAGTATTTGCCTGTCAACTCACGAAAAATAG GTCTATCATATAGTTCAGACAAGCTTGTAGATATGGATGACTATGTATCAAAGATTTCCAGCGATATGGATCTTGTTTTTGTG GTAGGAGCAATGGCCCATGGGAAGATTGAGACAGATTATACAGAAGATTACATAGCAA TTTCTGGGTACCCTCTAAGTGCTGCTTATTGTATTACAAGGATTACTGGTGCCCTTGAGAGAAAGTGGAAGATTTTGTGA
- the LOC106756150 gene encoding protein ELC-like has product MVQPAMTQFLNSVLSQRGPSAVPYSEDTKWLIRQHLVALTSTFPSLEPKTAAFTHNDGRSVNLLQADGTIPMTFQGVTYNIPVVIWLMESYPRHPPCVYVNPTRDMIIKRPHPHVNPSGLVSVPYLQNWTYPSSNLVDLVLNLSHHFGRDPPLYSQRRPNPNPNPNPNPNPNPNPHPHPHPSFGNSSSNLSSNSSSSGYPHAQPPSRPYPPSPYPAPASRVQSTEDPSEVFKRNAINKLVEMVHGDVSALRKTREGEMEGLFNLQGVLKQREETLNKGLKEMQEEMEALEQQLQIVLMNTDVLEGWLRDNQGKKLGGLDNPEDAFECADVLSKQMLDCTAADLAIEDTLYALDKSLQVGAVPFDQYLRSVRALSREQFFHRATTAKVRAAQLQAQVANMAARNHHYGS; this is encoded by the coding sequence ATGGTCCAACCGGCGATGACGCAGTTCCTCAACTCCGTTCTCTCTCAGCGCGGCCCCTCCGCCGTCCCTTACTCCGAGGACACCAAGTGGCTCATCCGCCAGCACCTGGTCGCGCTAACATCTACCTTCCCTTCGCTCGAGCCCAAAACGGCCGCCTTCACGCACAACGACGGTCGTTCCGTCAACCTCCTTCAGGCCGACGGCACCATCCCCATGACGTTTCAAGGTGTCACCTACAACATCCCCGTCGTCATCTGGCTCATGGAGTCCTACCCCCGTCATCCGCCCTGCGTCTATGTGAATCCCACGCGCGACATGATCATCAAACGCCCCCACCCCCATGTTAACCCTTCTGGTTTGGTTTCCGTTCCTTACTTGCAGAATTGGACCTACCCTAGTTCCAACCTTGTCGATCTCGTTCTCAATCTCAGCCACCACTTCGGTCGCGACCCTCCCCTCTATTCCCAACGCAgacctaaccctaaccctaacccaaaTCCCAACCCCAATCCTAATCCAAATCCTCACCCTCACCCCCATCCCAGTTTCGGAAACTCTTCCTCTAATTTATCTTCTAACTCTTCTTCATCTGGCTACCCCCACGCTCAACCCCCCTCTAGGCCTTACCCTCCTTCCCCTTACCCTGCTCCCGCTTCTAGGGTTCAGTCCACTGAGGATCCTTCTGAGGTTTTCAAGCGGAACGCGATTAACAAGCTTGTGGAGATGGTTCATGGGGATGTTTCCGCGTTGAGGAAGACCAGGGAGGGTGAGATGGAGGGGCTGTTTAATTTGCAGGGCGTGTTAAAGCAGCGGGAGGAGACTCTCAACAAGGGGTTGAAGGAGATGCAGGAGGAGATGGAGGCGCTGGAGCAGCAGTTGCAGATTGTGTTGATGAACACTGATGTTTTGGAGGGGTGGTTGAGGGATAACCAGGGGAAGAAGCTGGGTGGTTTGGACAATCCTGAGGATGCTTTTGAGTGTGCGGATGTACTGTCCAAGCAGATGCTTGACTGCACTGCTGCTGATTTGGCTATCGAGGACACGCTCTATGCGTTGGATAAGTCTCTTCAAGTGGGAGCTGTCCCGTTTGATCAATATTTGAGGAGTGTGAGGGCGCTATCCAGGGAACAGTTCTTTCACCGCGCCACCACGGCGAAAGTTAGAGCGGCCCAGTTGCAAGCTCAGGTTGCCAATATGGCTGCTCGGAATCACCATTATGGTAGCTGA
- the LOC106756598 gene encoding putative pentatricopeptide repeat-containing protein At5g59900 has product MKLRVVGAAHPVAATTTPCLHRLFSTSKLDDENDGRFVSLLCDIVRGKQSWKVALNDASISSALRPHHVEQVLINTLDDCRLALRFFNFMGLHKNMNHSTASFAILVHALVHSRLFWPANSLLQTLLLRGSHPNYVFQHFLHSYKLCKLSSTYGFDLLVQSYVLSSRVFDAIVVVKLMLANALLPEVRTLSSLLNGLLRVRKFITVCELFDESVNAGVRPDPYTCSAVIRGLCELKDFFRAKEKILWMESNGFDLSIVTYNVLIHGLCKGDRVGEAVEVKRSLKAKGLKADVVTYCTLVLGFCRVQRFEAGIQLMDDMVQLGLAPSEAAVSGLVDGLRKQGKIEDAYELVVKVGRSGFVPNLFVYNALINSLCKGGDFDKAELLYNNMSLMNLHPNGITYSILIDSFCRKGRLDVARSYFDRMIKDGIRETIYAYNSLINGQCKFGDLSAAQSLFTEMINKGVEPTATTFTSLISGYCKNLQLLKAFELYNEMIEKGITPNIYTLTALISGLCSTNKMAEASKLFYDLVERKIKPTEVTYNVLIEGYCRDNNIDKAFELFEEMLQKGLVPDTYTYRPLISGLCSTGRVSEARDFIDVLHKQQVKLNEMCYSALLHGYCQEGRLMEALSASCEMIQRGINMDLVCHAVLIDGALKQPDRKTFFDLLKNMHDQGLRPDNVIYTSMIDAYSKEGSLKKAFECWDLMVTEECFPNVVTYTALMNGLCKAGEMDRAGILFKKMLAANVPPNSITYGCFLDNLTKEGYMKEAIGLHHAMLRGLLANTVTYNIIIRGFCRLGRFHEATEVLSEMTGNGIFPDCVTYSTLIYEYCRNGNVGAAVKLWDTMLKKGLKPDLVAYNLLIYGCCVNGELDKAFELHDDMLKRGMKPRQSLRELQKGEYKSPS; this is encoded by the coding sequence ATGAAGCTCCGAGTTGTTGGCGCGGCGCACCCCGTCGCAGCCACCACCACCCCTTGTCTCCACAGACTCTTTTCCACGTCCAAATTAGACGACGAAAACGATGGTCGTTTTGTGTCACTCCTTTGCGACATCGTTCGAGGAAAGCAGAGTTGGAAGGTGGCTCTGAACGATGCTTCAATTTCATCGGCATTGAGGCCCCATCATGTGGAACAAGTCTTGATCAACACCTTGGACGATTGCAGGTTAGCTTTGAGGTTCTTCAACTTTATGGGTCTGCACAAAAACATGAACCACTCCACAGCCTCCTTCGCCATCTTGGTCCACGCACTTGTTCACTCCAGACTCTTCTGGCCCGCTAATTCCCTCTTGCAAACCCTTCTCCTTCGTGGGTCCCACCCCAACTACGTTTTTCAACACTTTCTACACTCTtacaagctatgtaagctttcgtCCACTTATGGTTTCGATTTGCTGGTTCAGAGTTACGTGCTAAGTTCACGAGTTTTTGATGCCATTGTCGTGGTGAAACTCATGCTTGCCAATGCTTTGTTGCCTGAGGTTAGAACCTTGAGTTCCCTCTTGAACGGGCTTTTGAGAGTTAGAAAATTTATAACGGTCTGCGAATTGTTTGATGAGTCTGTGAATGCGGGTGTTCGACCTGATCCTTATACTTGTTCCGCTGTGATTCGGGGTCTCTGTGaattgaaagatttttttaGAGCTAAGGAGAAGATTCTGTGGATGGAATCTAATGGGTTTGATTTGAGTATTGTAACTTACAATGTCTTGATTCATGGGCTGTGCAAGGGTGATAGAGTTGGGGAAGCTGTTGAGGTTAAAAGATCGTTGAAGGCGAAGGGTTTGAAAGCTGATGTTGTTACATACTGTACACTAGTGCTTGGTTTTTGTAGGGTGCAACGATTTGAGGCTGGAATTCAGCTTATGGATGATATGGTTCAGTTGGGGCTTGCTCCATCCGAAGCTGCTGTTTCGGGTCTAGTAGATGGATTGAGAAAGCAGGGAAAGATTGAGGATGCTTATGAGTTGGTAGTTAAGGTAGGGAGGTCTGGTTTTGTGCcgaatttgtttgtttataatgcATTGATCAATTCTTTGTGCAAAGGTGGAGATTTCGATAAGGCAGAATTGCTTTATAATAATATGAGTTTGATGAACTTGCATCCCAATGGTATCACTTATTCCATTCTTATTGATTCCTTCTGCAGAAAGGGGAGGTTGGATGTTGCAAGATCTTATTTTGATAGAATGATAAAAGATGGTATACGAGAAACTATATATGCCTACAACTCTTTGATAAATGGCCAATGCAAGTTTGGGGATTTGAGTGCAGCCCAGTCTCTGTTTACTGAGATGATCAATAAAGGGGTGGAGCCAACTGCTACAACTTTTACGTCATTGATTAGTGGTTATTGCAAAAACCTACAACTACTAAAAGCATTTGAGTTATATAATGAGATGATCGAGAAAGGAATTACTCCAAACATTTATACTCTCACAGCACTTATTTCTGGGCTTTGCAGCACAAATAAGATGGCTGAAGCATCCAAACTTTTTTATGATTTGGTTGAAAGGAAAATCAAGCCAACTGAGGTGACATATAATGTGTTGATTGAAGGGTATTGTAGGGATAACAACATTGATAAAGCCTTTGAATTGTTTGAAGAAATGCTTCAAAAGGGCCTTGTTCCTGACACATATACCTATAGACCTCTTATCAGTGGCCTTTGCTCAACTGGTAGGGTTTCTGAAGCTAGAGATTTTATTGATGTTCTCCACAAGCAGCAAGTAAAGTTAAATGAGATGTGTTATAGTGCACTTCTACATGGTTATTGCCAGGAAGGAAGATTGATGGAGGCACTGAGTGCTTCTTGTGAAATGATTCAAAGAGGAATCAACATGGATCTGGTTTGCCATGCTGTTCTTATTGACGGTGCTCTAAAGCAGCCAGACAGGAAAACGTTTTTTGATCTCTTAAAAAATATGCATGATCAAGGATTGAGACCTGATAATGTAATATATACAAGTATGATAGATGCATACAGCAAAGAAGGATCTCTGAAGAAAGCTTTTGAATGCTGGGATTTGATGGTTACTGAGGAATGCTTTCCTAATGTCGTGACTTATACTGCTTTGATGAATGGTTTATGCAAAGCAGGAGAAATGGACAGAGCAggtattctttttaaaaagatgCTGGCTGCAAATGTCCCTCCCAATTCAATCACGTATGGCTGTTTTCTTGACAATCTTACGAAGGAAGGATATATGAAAGAAGCTATAGGCCTTCACCATGCAATGCTTAGAGGGCTTTTAGCTAACACTGTAACATATAACATTATTATCCGGGGCTTCTGCAGACTGGGTAGATTTCATGAAGCCACTGAAGTTCTTTCCGAAATGACTGGAAATGGTATTTTCCCTGACTGTGTTACCTATTCAACATTAATTTATGAGTATTGCAGAAATGGCAATGTAGGGGCAGCTGTTAAATTATGGGATACCATGTTAAAGAAAGGTCTCAAACCAGATTTGGTTGCATACAACTTGTTAATATATGGCTGTTGTGTTAATGGAGAGCTTGACAAGGCATTTGAATTGCATGATGATATGTTGAAGAGAGGGATGAAGCCAAGACAAAGTTTACGAGAATTGCAGAAGGGTGAATATAAGAGCCCCAGCTAA